A window from Citrus sinensis cultivar Valencia sweet orange chromosome 3, DVS_A1.0, whole genome shotgun sequence encodes these proteins:
- the LOC102629952 gene encoding putative disease resistance RPP13-like protein 1: MSIIGEAILGAAIEMLFKKLMSADLLQFARQEQIQADLKKWERILFKIHAVLDDAEEKQMTKQSVRLWLRELKNLAYDVEDILDEFSTEALRRQLLEEKQHHETNTSMLRKLIPTCCTNWGPRSLAFNSSMRSKIDEISSRLQDIVTEKEQLDLKENPSSRGRFKKVIKERLPATSLVNEAEVHGRDDDKKAIVELLLNDDLNADCDGGLFVIPIVGMGGLGKTTLAQLVYNDHMVESHFDLKAWTCVSDDFDAIKVTKAILRSICMHTDADDDLNSLQVKLKDGLSRKKFLLVLDDMWNDNYGDWTSLRLPFVAGASGSKIIVTTRNQSVASMMGSVSAYELKKLTDDDCRLVFTQHSLGTKDFSNHQHLKEIGEEILKKCNGLPLAAKTLGGLLRGKSNPFDWRNVLNNKIWNLPEEGGDIMRALKVSYYYLPAHLKQCFAYCSLLTNDSHFLENDVVLVWMAEGLLEPDTSEMKMEELGRSYFRELHSRSFFQKSYMDSRFIMHDLITDLAQWAASDSYFRLENTLEGNKQQKFSKNLRHFSYPIGHFDHIRRFEAISDCKHLRTFVSVQWTFSRHFLSDSVVHMLLKLQCLRVLCLREYNICKISNTIGDLKHLRHLDLSETLIETLPESVNTLYNLHTLLLESCSRLKKLCADMGNLIKLRHLNNYNVPLLEGMPLRIGHLSCLQTLPYFVVGKNTGSQLRELKFLENLQVKLKISRLENVKDSGDARDAELNGKRNLDVLFLEWTNSSGSSREPETEKHVLDMLRPHENLKQLAIRGYGGANFPIWLGDSTFSNLELLRFENCAMCTSLPSIGQLPALKHLSIIGMALVKSVGLQFYGNSGTVSFPSLETLFFGDMPEWEDWIPHQPSQGVEVFPQLQELSLVRCSKLLGRLPEHLPSLKTLVIQECEQLLVTVPSIPTLCKLEIGGCKKVVWGSTDLSSLNSMVSSNVPNQVFLTGLLNQELPILEELAICNTKVTYLWQTGSGLLQDISSLHKLEIGNCPELLSLVAAEEADQQQQGLPCRLHYLELRSCPSLVKLPQTLLSLSSLRQLKISECHSMKSLPEALMHNDNAPLESLNVVECNSLTYIARVQLPPSLKLLHIQSCHDLRTLIDEDQISGMKKDGDIPSGSSSYTCLLERLHIEDCPSLTSLFSLKGLPATLEDIKVKNCSKLLFLSKRGALPKVLKDLYIYECSELESIAEGLDNDSSLETINIWGCPILKVLPGDLHKACHLQQLTIYGCPNLVSFPEGGLSSKKLTMLDINGCEKLMALPNNLHQFSIEILLIQDCPSLGSFTADCFPTKVSALGIDYLTIHKPFFELGLRRFTSLRELRLYGGSRDVVAFPPEDTKMALPASLTFLWIDNFPNLLRLSSIENLTSLQFLRFRNCPKLEYFPENGLPTSLLRLQIIACPLMKERCKKEKGHYWPLIADLPSVEIDFICV; the protein is encoded by the coding sequence ATGTCCATCATTGGAGAGGCGATTCTAGGAGCCGCAATTGAAATGCTGTTCAAAAAGTTGATGTCAGCTGACTTGCTGCAGTTTGCACGGCAAGAGCAAATCCAAGCTGATCTGAAGAAGTGGGAGAGAATACTGTTCAAGATTCATGCGGTGCTTGATGATGCCGAGGAGAAGCAGATGACAAAGCAGTCAGTGAGGCTCTGGCTTCGGGAGCTCAAGAATTTGGCTTACGATGTTGAAGACATTTTAGATGAGTTTTCAACTGAAGCTTTGCGGAGGCAGCTGTtagaagaaaaacaacatcACGAAACCAACACAAGCATGTTACGTAAACTCATTCCAACCTGCTGCACCAACTGGGGTCCGCGATCTCTGGCGTTCAATTCCAGTATGAGGTCCAAGATCGATGAGATATCGAGCAGATTGCAAGATATTGTGACAGAGAAAGAACAGCTGGACTTGAAGGAAAATCCAAGTTCACGAGGGAGGTTCAAGAAAGTTATTAAAGAAAGATTACCCGCGACTTCTTTGGTGAATGAAGCTGAAGTACATGGCAGAGATGATGATAAGAAGGCAATTGTTGAATTGTTATTGAATGATGATTTGAATGCTGATTGTGATGGTGGATTATTTGTTATCCCTATTGTGGGTATGGGAGGATTGGGCAAAACAACTCTTGCCCAGCTTGTTTACAATGATCATATGGTGGAATCCCATTTTGATCTTAAAGCCTGGACTTGtgtttctgatgattttgatgctATTAAGGTTACAAAAGCCATTCTCAGGTCAATTTGTATGCATACGGATGCTGATGATGATCTAAATTCGCTTCAGGTGAAACTAAAAGATGGCTTGTCGAGAAAGAAGTTTTTGCTTGTTTTGGATGACATGTGGAATGACAATTACGGCGATTGGACTAGCCTGAGACTTCCATTTGTTGCTGGTGCATCAGGAAGTAAGATTATTGTCACAACTCGGAATCAAAGTGTTGCATCAATGATGGGGTCTGTTTCAGCTTATGAATTGAAAAAGTTGACTGATGATGATTGTCGGCTTGTATTTACTCAGCACTCCTTGGGGACCAAAGATTTCAGCAATCATCAACACCTGAAAGAAATTGGTGAGGAGATATTGAAAAAGTGCAACGGTTTGCCTCTTGCTGCTAAAACTCTTGGTGGCCTCTTACGTGGTAAATCCAACCCTTTTGATTGGAGAAATGTGTTGAATAACAAGATATGGAATTTACCTGAGGAAGGAGGTGATATTATGCGGGCACTTAAAGTGAGTTACTATTATCTTCCTGCACATTTGAAACAATGCTTTGCATACTGTTCGTTGCTCACAAATGACTCCCACTTTCTTGAGAATGATGTGGTCTTAGTATGGATGGCTGAGGGATTGTTAGAACCTGATACAAGTGAGATGAAAATGGAAGAGTTAGGCCGCAGTTATTTCAGAGAACTACATTCGAGGTCATTCTTCCAGAAATCATACATGGATTCACGGTTTATAATGCACGATCTGATTACTGATCTTGCTCAATGGGCTGCGTCAGACTCATATTTCAGATTGGAGAATACTTTGGAGGGTaacaagcaacaaaaattctCCAAGAATCTGCGTCATTTCTCATACCCCATTGGCCATTTTGACCACATTAGAAGGTTTGAGGCTATCTCTGATTGCAAACATTTGCGAACCTTTGTATCAGTGCAATGGACATTTAGCAGGCATTTTTTATCTGATAGTGTTGTTCATATGTTGTTGAAACTGCAATGCTTGAGGGTTCTATGTTTGCGTGAGTATAACATCTGCAAGATATCAAATACAATTGGTGATTTGAAGCATTTACGACATCTTGACCTCTCTGAAACTCTCATTGAAACTTTGCCTGAATCAGTTAATACACTTTACAATTTGCATACACTTCTATTAGAAAGCTGTTCTCGATTGAAGAAATTGTGTGCAGACATGGGAAATCTGATCAAGCTCCGTCACctcaataattataatgtaccATTATTGGAGGGGATGCCTTTGAGAATCGGTCATTTGTCTTGTCTCCAAACACTACCTTATTTTGTGGTGGGGAAGAACACTGGCTCTCAATTACGAGAGTTGAAATTCCTGGAGAATCTTCAAGTGAAGCTCAAGATTTCAAGGTTGGAAAATGTAAAAGATAGCGGTGATGCAAGGGATGCTGAGTTGAATGGAAAAAGGAATCTTGATGTATTATTTCTGGAATGGACTAACAGTAGTGGCAGTTCAAGGGAGCCTGAGACTGAGAAACATGTGCTTGATATGCTGAGACCTcatgaaaatttgaaacagcTTGCTATCAGGGGCTATGGGGGTGCTAATTTTCCAATTTGGTTGGGAGATTCTACCTTCTCGAATTTAGAGCTCCTCAGATTTGAAAACTGTGCTATGTGTACTTCCTTGCCATCAATTGGACAACTACCTGCTCTGAAACATCTTTCTATAATTGGAATGGCTTTAGTAAAGAGTGTGGGTCTACAGTTCTATGGAAATAGTGGCACTGTGTCTTTTCCATCATTGGAgactcttttttttggggataTGCCAGAATGGGAAGATTGGATTCCTCATCAACCTAGTCAAGGGGTTGAAGTTTTTCCTCAACTTCAAGAACTTTCTCTCGTAAGATGTTCTAAATTGCTTGGAAGGTTGCCAGAACACCTTCCTTCATTGAAGACACTTGTCATTCAAGAATGTGAACAGTTGCTAGTGACTGTTCCAAGTATTCCAACTCTTTGCAAATTAGAAATTGGAGGATGTAAAAAAGTGGTGTGGGGAAGTACAGATCTCAGCTCACTGAATTCAATGGTCTCTAGTAATGTTCCGAATCAGGTGTTTTTGACAGGGCTACTTAACCAAGAGTTACCAATTTTAGAGGAATTGGCGATTTGCAATACAAAAGTAACTTATTTATGGCAGACTGGAAGTGGATTACTGCAAGATATTAGCTCACTTCACAAATTGGAGATTGGAAATTGTCCCGAACTTCTTTCTTTGGTGGCAGCAGAAGAAGCAGACCAGCAACAGCAAGGATTGCCATGCAGACTTCATTATCTGGAATTACGCAGCTGCCCGAGCCTAGTGAAGCTACCACAAACATTGCTCAGTCTTAGTTCCCTCAGACAGTTAAAAATCTCAGAATGTCATTCAATGAAATCTTTGCCCGAGGCATTGATGCACAATGATAATGCACCTCTTGAAAGCTTAAATGTTGTTGAATGTAATTCTTTGACATATATTGCCAGGGTTCAGTTACCCCCTAGTCTTAAGCTGCTGCACATCCAAAGTTGCCATGACCTCAGGACTTTGATAGACGAAGATCAAATTTCAGGAATGAAGAAGGATGGAGACATCCCCAGTGGCAGCAGCAGTTACACCTGTCTTCTTGAGCGCTTACACATTGAAGACTGCCCATCTCTCACATCCttattttcactaaagggGCTTCCTGCTACACTTGAAGATATTAAGGTTAAAAATTGCTCAAAGCTTCTTTTCTTGTCAAAGAGAGGTGCTCTGCCCAAGGTTCTCAAGGACCTTTATATTTATGAATGCTCAGAGTTGGAGTCGATAGCAGAAGGGTTGGACAATGACTCATCTCTTGAAACTATTAACATTTGGGGCTGTCCAATTCTTAAAGTTTTACCTGGTGACTTGCATAAGGCCTGCCATCTTCAACAACTTACAATATATGGATGTCCAAATCTTGTTTCCTTTCCTGAAGGAGGGTTATCGTCTAAGAAATTGACTATGCTCGACATAAATGGGTGTGAGAAACTGATGGCCCTACCCAACAACCTGCACCAATTCTCTATCGAAATACTACTAATACAAGATTGTCCAAGCTTAGGATCGTTCACTGCAGATTGCTTTCCCACAAAAGTTTCTGCGCTTGGTATTGATTATCTGACTATTCACAAGCCATTCTTTGAGTTGGGGTTGCGCAGGTTCACCTCTCTTAGAGAACTCAGACTTTATGGAGGAAGCAGGGATGTGGTGGCATTTCCTCCGGAGGATACAAAAATGGCGCTTCCTGCCTCACTAACCTTCCTGTGGATTGATAATTTTCCAAACCTGCTGCGCCTATCCTCAATTGAAAACCTCACTTCATTGCAATTCCTTCGATTCCGTAACTGCCCCAAGCTAGAATACTTTCCGGAGAATGGCCTGCCTACCTCACTTTTGCGACTACAAATCATTGCATGTCCTTTGATGAAGGAAAGGTGCAAGAAGGAGAAAGGACATTATTGGCCCTTGATAGCCGATTTACCTTCTGTCGAAATagatttcatttgtgtttga
- the LOC102629184 gene encoding piriformospora indica-insensitive protein 2 — MALSSSSMCTLVFFTTLLSFLAVSNQQPFLSSLEQDAVYQVLDSVNPTIHWRSLFPDDLCSSPPHGVVCDYFTISTNDTVSSQTETVHITELSFGYVSDYSPNPPCNANSTLNPLIFTSFKHLRKLFFYKCFTEKQVPVPDNIPASFGSSLEELVFIDNPSFVGPLGGIIGSFTNLRRLVLTGNGVYGGIPDKVGDLVGLEEITLSRNKLSGGFSFSLDKLMKLRILDLSQNQFDGNVPEEMGNLTNLLKLDLSSNVYSGKIPESLGHLKSLEFMDLSFNRFGNFGVPTFLAEMDKLREVYLSGNFLGGEIPEIWESLGGIVGIGLSGTGLVGKIPASMGIHLKKLSYLSLDNNKLQGNVPEEFGVLEFVGEINLENNNLSGRVPFSAKFSTKVGEKLKLKGNPDLCIDEKFSLGKNASGSIGQLKLCKKPDNPKAAMFSDATAASPSGLVVASHMLMFLGFLVFFA, encoded by the coding sequence ATGGCCCTTTCATCTTCCTCAATGTGTACTCTCGTTTTCTTCACAACCCTACTGTCCTTTTTGGCCGTTTCGAACCAACAACCCTTTCTCAGCTCGCTCGAACAAGACGCGGTCTACCAAGTCCTCGACTCAGTCAACCCGACCATCCACTGGCGTTCACTCTTCCCCGACGACCTCTGCTCCTCTCCCCCACACGGCGTCGTTTGTGACTACTTCACTATCTCCACCAACGACACCGTTTCATCTCAAACGGAAACCGTTCACATAACTGAACTGAGTTTCGGGTACGTTTCGGACTACTCGCCAAACCCACCTTGTAACGCAAACTCCACTCTGAACCCACTTATATTCACTTCCTTTAAGCACTTACGCAAGCTCTTTTTCTACAAATGCTTCACCGAGAAACAAGTTCCGGTGCCCGATAACATTCCAGCGAGTTTCGGGTCAAGTCTTGAGGAGCTCGTGTTTATAGACAACCCATCTTTCGTTGGCCCTCTGGGTGGTATTATCGGTAGTTTTACCAATCTGAGGAGGTTGGTTTTGACTGGAAATGGCGTTTATGGTGGCATTCCAGATAAAGTTGGTGACTTGGTTGGTCTTGAAGAGATAACGCTTTCCAGGAACAAACTAAGTGGCGGGTTTTCGTTCAGTTTGGACAAGTTGATGAAACTGAGGATTCTTGACTTAAGTCAAAACCAATTTGACGGAAATGTCCCCGAAGAAATGGGTAATCTCACCAACTTGTTAAAGCTTGATTTGAGTTCCAATGTCTATTCTGGTAAAATCCCTGAGAGTCTTGGTCACTTGAAAAGTTTGGAGTTTATGGATTTGAGCTTTAACCGTTTTGGTAACTTTGGTGTGCCAACATTCTTAGCTGAGATGGACAAGTTGAGAGAAGTGTATTTGAGTGGGAATTTTCTAGGAGGGGAGATTCCGGAAATTTGGGAAAGTCTCGGGGGTATTGTGGGAATCGGTTTATCTGGGACAGGACTTGTTGGTAAAATTCCAGCTTCTATGGGGATTCACTTGAAGAAGTTGAGCTACTTGAGTCTGGATAACAACAAGCTTCAAGGGAATGTGCCAGAGGAATTTGGTGTCCTGGAATTTGTGGGTGaaatcaatttggaaaacaacaATTTAAGTGGCAGGGTCCCATTTTCTGCCAAGTTTAGCACAAAAGTTGGAGAGAAACTGAAGTTGAAAGGCAACCCAGATTTGTGTATTGATGAAAAATTCAGCCTTGGCAAGAATGCAAGTGGCAGTATTGGACAGTTGAAGCTGTGTAAGAAACCAGATAATCCCAAAGCTGCAATGTTCAGTGATGCTACCGCTGCTTCTCCTTCAGGGCTAGTGGTTGCATCTCATATGCTCATGTTTCTTGGCTTTCTAGTTTTCTTTGCTTGA
- the LOC102628918 gene encoding CRIB domain-containing protein RIC8 produces the protein MSNNKMKGLLKGLRYISHIFENEKEPEMQIGFPTDVKHVAHIGWDGPSVNSPSWMNEFKASELGGDIKDDASIKSEDSSSRRSARDPELPKSSRRHASTGSSADPERSEKSRSRRSKQSNKDLSESTRSKCASEGGGTDIPKKSRRKKSKDSADGSSRSSRTSRRGQSSKSDTASECGSVSKSNNINNECSQTSGVNHSEGGEVKEHTGIS, from the exons ATGTCAAACAATAAGATGAAGGGCCTTCTAAAAGGCCTAAGATACATTTCTCATATATTTG aaaatgaaaaagaaccTGAAATGCAGATTGGTTTTCCCACAGATGTAAAGCATGTAGCCCACATAGGATGGGATGGTCCTTCTGTAAATTCCCCCAGCTGG ATGAATGAGTTTAAAGCATCAGAGCTTGGGGGAGATATCAAGGACGATGCCTCAATCAAATCTGAAG ATTCAAGCAGCAGAAGAAGTGCAAGAGACCCAGAATTGCCAAAATCATCAAGACGCCATGCATCAACAGGTTCCTCTGCTGATCCGGAAAGATCAGAAAAAAGTAGATCAAGAAGGTCAAAACAATCAAACAAAGACTTGTCTGAATCTACCAGGTCCAAATGTGCCAGCGAAGGGGGTGGCACTGACATCCCCAAGAAATCCCGGCGTAAGAAATCCAAGGACTCTGCGGATGGATCATCAAGATCATCTAGAACATCAAGGAGAGGACAATCATCAAAGTCAGATACAGCTTCTGAATGTGGATCGGTATCAAAAAGCAATAACATTAACAATGAATGTTCTCAAACTTCAGGCGTAAATCATTCCGAGGGAGGTGAAGTGAAGGAACATACGGGAATTTCTTGA